A region from the Hippopotamus amphibius kiboko isolate mHipAmp2 chromosome 15, mHipAmp2.hap2, whole genome shotgun sequence genome encodes:
- the CLEC4G gene encoding C-type lectin domain family 4 member G, whose amino-acid sequence MDSAGYSKWDSRLEEVPGGHWGRWGQRPFFLALGLVVITILWALVLSVLFSKASTERRALLRNQDLLRTNASKQTVVLGVLKEEVRACNSCCLGTQAQLQTVLTQLREAQSKLIQQESALRELSERVTRSLAEAGRDRENIRSELFRALEGVRLGNSSCEQCPQSWLPFQGSCYFFSTQRATWVEAQRHCEEASGHLVIVQGLDEQGFLSRNTRGRGYWLGLRAVRRARRIQGYQWVDGVPLSFSHWNKGEPNDSLGREDCVMMLRTGMWNDARCDSKEDCWICEKRFSC is encoded by the exons ATGGACTCTGCTGGGTACAGCAAGTGGGACAGCAGGCTGGAGGAGGTCCCTGGAG GGCACTGGGGACGCTGGGGACAGAGACCCTTCTTCCTGGCCCTGGGTCTTGTGGTCATCACAATCCTATGGGCCCTCGTTCTGAGCGTCCTGTTTTCCAAGG CCTCCACAGAGCGCAGGGCGCTGCTCCGTAACCAGGACCTGCTGAGGACAAATG CCTCGAAGCAGACGGTGGTGCTGGGTGTCCTGAAGGAGGAGGTCCGTGCCTGCAATAGCTGCT GCCTGGGGACGCAGGCGCAGCTGCAGACCGTGCTCACCCAGCTTAGAGAGGCACAGTCGAAGCTGATCCAGCAGGAGAGCGCCCTAAGAGAACTGAGCGAGCGCG TGACCCGGAGCTTGGCTGAAGCAGGAAGGGACCGCGAGAACATCCGCAGTGAGCTCTTCCGGGCGCTGGAAGGAGTCCGGCTCGGGAACA GCTCCTGCGAGCAGTGCCCCCAGTCTTGGCTGCCATTCCAGGGCTCCTGTTACTTTTTCTCCACGCAACGGGCCACGTGGGTGGAGGCGCAGCGCCACTGCGAGGAAGCCAGCGGGCACCTGGTGATTGTTCAGGGCCTGGATGAGCAG GGCTTCCTGAGTCGGAATACGCGTGGCCGCGGTTACTGGCTGGGCCTGAGGGCAGTGCGCAGGGCGCGCAGGATCCAGGGCTACCAGTGGGTGGACGGAGTCCCGCTCAGCTTCAG CCACTGGAATAAGGGGGAGCCCAACGACTCTCTGGGGCGCGAGGATTGCGTCATGATGCTCCGCACGGGGATGTGGAACGACGCACGGTGTGACAGCAAGGAGGACTGCTGGATCTGTGAGAAGAGGTTCAGCTGCTGA